From Paenibacillus polymyxa, the proteins below share one genomic window:
- a CDS encoding amino acid ABC transporter ATP-binding protein produces the protein MIQLHQIHKHFGQHHVLKGIDLTVGKGEVVVILGPSGSGKSTLLRSINFLEQPTSGSIEIDGLKVDAAKAGKKDILGLRMATAMVFQQYQLFKNLNALHNVMIGLTSVKKMDRKQAREISEGILEKVGLKDRMTYYPAQLSGGQQQRVAIARALALNPQVLLFDEPTSSLDPELVDEVLSVIQKVASEGNTMIIVTHELGFARDVADRVVLMEHGAIVEQGPVEQFFNHPKEERTRQFLGKALGQRTLQEQPASP, from the coding sequence ATGATTCAACTTCATCAAATTCATAAGCATTTTGGGCAGCATCATGTGTTAAAGGGCATAGACCTGACAGTAGGTAAGGGAGAAGTGGTGGTCATTCTGGGCCCAAGCGGATCGGGGAAGTCCACACTGCTGCGCAGCATTAATTTTTTGGAACAGCCGACCAGCGGTAGCATTGAAATTGATGGTCTGAAGGTAGATGCGGCCAAGGCCGGAAAAAAGGACATTCTCGGACTGCGGATGGCAACGGCAATGGTATTTCAGCAATATCAGCTGTTTAAAAATTTGAATGCACTCCACAACGTGATGATTGGTCTGACCAGTGTGAAAAAGATGGATCGCAAGCAGGCAAGGGAGATCAGTGAAGGCATTTTGGAAAAGGTCGGGTTAAAGGATCGTATGACCTATTATCCTGCCCAGCTTTCGGGTGGACAGCAGCAGCGTGTTGCGATTGCCCGAGCTTTGGCGCTGAATCCGCAGGTGCTGTTGTTCGATGAGCCGACATCCTCGCTTGATCCTGAACTGGTGGATGAAGTGCTGTCCGTGATTCAAAAGGTGGCGAGTGAAGGCAATACGATGATTATTGTCACGCATGAGCTTGGTTTTGCGAGGGATGTAGCGGATCGGGTCGTGCTGATGGAGCATGGTGCGATCGTAGAACAGGGACCAGTGGAGCAGTTTTTCAATCATCCGAAGGAAGAACGGACACGGCAATTTTTGGGCAAAGCTTTGGGGCAAAGAACGTTACAGGAGCAGCCAGCATCGCCATAA
- a CDS encoding asparaginase, translating into MKKVLFINTGGTISSSYQENGLTPTQSAENILAEIPELQEICEIDAYNLMSIDSTNTQPEDWASIARMVHRSLDQYDGIVIAHGTDTMAYTASALSFMLGTVDKPVVVTGSQVSILAEHSDSKKNVIDSFLTACGEVAGVFVVFNGKIINGSRSSKIRTRSYNAFESINYPYIGLVENGKVVYTEGVFANRDTVRHPYNDGYASEVFLLRLIPGTNPAIFDAIQSLGYKGIVIEGFGMGGVPFKERSLINKIEELMKDGMSIVVTTQCPYEGGDLTIYEVGQKVLEKGVIPGYDMTTEALVTKMMWALGQTTDPAEVAKIMATNYADEVSLPADTAS; encoded by the coding sequence ATGAAAAAGGTTCTGTTCATTAATACCGGAGGGACAATTTCCTCCTCCTATCAGGAAAACGGTCTGACTCCAACCCAATCGGCTGAAAATATTTTGGCTGAAATTCCGGAGCTCCAGGAAATATGTGAGATTGATGCCTACAATCTGATGAGCATTGATAGCACCAATACACAGCCAGAGGATTGGGCTTCCATCGCCCGGATGGTACATCGTTCGCTCGATCAATACGACGGTATTGTTATTGCGCATGGCACGGATACGATGGCTTATACAGCTTCAGCCCTGAGCTTCATGTTGGGCACCGTAGACAAACCCGTCGTTGTGACAGGTTCGCAGGTATCGATATTGGCGGAGCACAGCGATTCCAAAAAGAATGTAATTGACTCATTCCTGACCGCATGTGGCGAGGTGGCAGGGGTCTTTGTCGTGTTTAATGGAAAAATTATCAACGGCAGCCGCAGCTCGAAAATCAGAACACGCAGCTATAACGCCTTTGAGAGTATTAACTATCCGTACATCGGTCTCGTGGAAAACGGTAAGGTGGTCTATACAGAGGGCGTATTTGCAAATCGTGATACCGTTCGTCACCCGTACAATGACGGCTATGCCTCTGAAGTATTTCTGCTTAGGCTGATTCCGGGTACAAATCCGGCGATTTTCGATGCTATTCAGAGCTTGGGCTATAAAGGTATCGTCATTGAGGGCTTTGGTATGGGGGGCGTACCTTTTAAAGAGAGAAGTCTCATCAACAAAATTGAGGAGCTGATGAAGGACGGTATGAGTATTGTCGTCACCACGCAATGTCCTTATGAGGGCGGGGACCTGACGATTTATGAGGTAGGGCAGAAGGTGCTGGAAAAGGGTGTTATTCCGGGGTATGACATGACAACAGAAGCGCTGGTAACGAAAATGATGTGGGCGTTGGGCCAGACGACTGACCCGGCTGAGGTAGCCAAGATTATGGCAACGAACTACGCGGACGAAGTGTCCCTACCTGCGGATACAGCTTCCTGA
- a CDS encoding Gfo/Idh/MocA family protein produces MMNIGILGTGFGAYHASLLNNHPKVNRLIVFGRNETKLQKLKEELNVEVTQNIEDILLDPDVDIVDLCLPSHLHRSHAIDALKHGKHVFCETPVCFHLEDALLMQQAEKQYNKKILVNQFIKFDPAYTYLYEAYHQQKYGKLISLSLKRETPPLWGDLGLSSIPTQFMIHELDLFTWLWGPCDPYTVWGTEVVHPEQAQVRAYFQHRDTFTEVIASSHMPKSYPFTVAYEAYFEKAKLVFHESDENDPIPTALFEYTASGQQKINLESANPYEKSWDHALDCFGGHAECLIPLESAVQALEMAIEIKNRLEQARR; encoded by the coding sequence ATGATGAATATTGGAATTTTGGGGACGGGATTCGGCGCGTATCATGCCTCGCTGTTAAACAACCATCCCAAGGTAAACAGACTCATTGTATTTGGAAGGAACGAAACCAAGCTGCAAAAATTGAAAGAGGAGCTAAACGTAGAAGTCACACAAAATATAGAGGATATTCTGCTGGATCCGGACGTGGATATCGTCGATCTATGCCTGCCCTCCCACCTGCATAGGTCACATGCCATTGATGCGCTAAAGCACGGGAAGCATGTATTTTGTGAAACACCGGTTTGCTTTCATCTCGAAGATGCTCTTCTTATGCAACAAGCTGAGAAGCAATATAACAAAAAGATTCTGGTCAACCAGTTCATTAAGTTTGATCCTGCCTATACCTATCTGTACGAGGCTTATCACCAACAAAAATACGGAAAACTCATTTCCTTGTCCTTAAAAAGAGAAACCCCTCCCCTGTGGGGAGACCTTGGACTAAGTTCCATCCCTACGCAGTTCATGATTCATGAACTGGATTTATTCACCTGGCTATGGGGTCCATGTGATCCATATACAGTGTGGGGTACAGAGGTAGTCCATCCCGAACAGGCACAAGTTCGGGCTTATTTTCAGCATCGGGATACATTCACAGAAGTCATCGCTTCTTCCCATATGCCAAAAAGCTATCCTTTCACGGTGGCCTATGAAGCTTATTTTGAAAAAGCCAAGCTGGTATTTCATGAGAGTGACGAAAACGATCCCATACCCACCGCATTATTTGAGTATACCGCATCAGGACAGCAAAAAATCAACCTCGAATCCGCCAATCCATACGAAAAAAGTTGGGATCATGCACTTGATTGCTTTGGCGGACATGCGGAATGTCTGATTCCATTGGAGTCGGCCGTACAAGCACTGGAAATGGCCATTGAGATTAAAAACAGACTGGAGCAAGCTCGGCGTTAG